TTTCTATCTTAAAGTTTATATTTAATCCAATATAACTCGATTAACACGACCCTACTTGATCCAGTTTGACTTAACCTAGATTTATCTCAAAATGCAGTTGGGTTCGATAGGGTTAAGACCAGGAAATATGGAGTTATGGTTGAGTCAAAGATGGCTCTCATCCTGACCCAATTCCTACATGTTATGGCTCTATTCATGAGACAATATTCATAATGCACAACACAAAGTTCTTTTAGATTGTTTATAATTTATGCTCAACTAAATCTAAACAAAGAGCAATTCAAAAGTAGATAAGTAGTTTGATTTGGACTCTTGAAAAAGATTAGCTATTAAATTTGTTACCTATTAACTTCCTtcattttatttaaattaattctaCCTTGGGCTCCTGAAAAAGATGAGctattaaatttgttaactattAAATTCCTTGATTAAGCCATTTGAAAAGAACCAAAAAAccagaaaaaaagaggaaaaatggTGTGACGGGCATCCCAGCTTTCATtggaaaataaaatctaaaagtgcttattaaatttcttaataGGTTTTCTTGATTTTGTTTAAATCAATTCTGATTTGTACTCTTGAAAAAGATTAGCTATTAAATTTGTTGACTATTAAGTTTCTTGAGGCCAATTATGAAGCTCCATATACTAGGAAAACTCCAGATCAACTCATTCGATCGTCTCTCATTTAAAAAGATCAGGTTTCAATGGTGCCTTCTTTAAATTCAACTTTGAGAAAGCTTTTGACAATATTAGATGGGATTTCTTGCTGGAAGTACTTCGAGCTAGGTACTCTTAATCAGGCGCAATTGTGACTCTTAAATTGAGATATCAGAGCCAAGACTGCTCGAAATATATTCTATGGATGTTTGTCTTTTTCTAAGTGAGATCAATTgattattgaaaatattttacttaCAATTTATATTTCACTTTTATCCCACGAATtacttattattttattatggatCCATATAGTCCACAAATTACTTATTTCCCACATGAGAAGAATACAATACCACCTGGAAGGGATTTTTGAAAGGATCAGGAAAGGATGTAAATACAACCAACTCTAGAAAATTAGAAATATGAATTAAAACAAAAAGATGATTCTGCCAACTTGAACAGGCATAATGAGTTCATAGTCTCCTTCCAACCTTTCCTAACCCCTTCAAACTTTTCTTGCTCAACATACATGGTGATGCAATCTTAAAATTTTCCAAAGACAATCTAGTATACCGAACCGTCACATACAAGAAGGTTTATTTCTTACCATCAAAAAACTAGACCAATTCATTCTAAAACTTTCTCgacacaacattatttataCATGTATAGAAATATATTGTATAACCAAAATATCATAGTTTTAAACATAAgttaaggggaaaaaaaaacattacatAAAAGATAGCTAAGCCCAAAACAGAACTATAATATTCTCTGCCCACTGCAGAGTATACCATTAGAAGGAAATCATTTCATAGTATTTTTCATATATCGTATTCAAGAGTACTCATTTTGAAAAACCATTAAACTCTTCTCATAGATTGGATGAGCCTCcctgtttttgttgtttctTTTACTCAAAAAATGAAATAGCATCATTTCTCTAGCTTTCTGTTAAaaaataggaaagaaaaataaaagagagggtTAAACATATTAAAAAGAATCTCCATAAAATCAGACTTTCATACTAGGGGATTCCTAATATATCAATTACGATACTATAAATTTGAGAATATCAGCGGTAATCAACGAGAAGGGACACTGGCAATTCAGAAGCTGGCCAGAGTGATCTGCTTTATAGCACAAGAAGCATTCCAATTTTCTGAACTGATACAGAATATTTAGCATGTAAAACTGAAGAAAGAAAGCCTGCAATGTTTTTGTATAATCACTATGCCTCTGAAtgtgttttcttttttgctcCCTCCAAAGAAATACTGATACAACAGGAAAACCCCTATTCATAGATCACTATAGATTAAGGCACAAAGCCGCCCCATGTTacaaaaaatttgaaaacaaGCATGTTAGTCCTCTCTCAGAACTGCGTCAAATGGTGCTACAAATACACAGGCAAGGAGATAAATTACAGACCAAGATAGAATACAGCACTCGACCTTTCTACGCAAAATCCTTTCAAAGCCCAATGAATACCATGACCGGGCGCTACCTTGATAGGCATATAACCAAAAGCAATCAAACCAAAGAATAAGATGGTTTTCTTTAGTTCTCTCTTTTCTatcttccctttcttttttgccTCATTCCGATCCATGGAGGCTTTGTTCTGTGGGCGAACCAGGCACAAAAGGAACAAAACCTCGCCCACCAAACACCGGGCGCATGAACGCATCATCAAACTTGCGCCAATAGTAGTGAACTGTGTGACTTGGCTTGCTAAGGAGCATTCGGAGGCTACTTGGCCGTTCAACAATTAGTCCTCCAGCTTCAAGTTGTGATTCCTGTCCATTTGGAAGGAGTGCGGAGAGGAGAGATTTTGGAGTTGAGGGCTCCGAGGACATGCTGCCGGAATGCTTTCCACCAGAAGGCAGCAAGAGCCTTATCAGAGGCTTTGTCATCAACCCGAACACCTGAGGCAGCACCAAAATGATCAAAACAATCAGGATATCACCAAaactttttaagaaaaaagtgAGCGAATTACGAATACAATGTATGCAGTTTCCTACGGTGATGAAATTCAATAAAGGACACGTCTGATTAATTTTTCTCTAAAGTGATAACTTATAATTGTCACAGCCTAGTAAGTTCTGAATAGAGACATTGGGACCATGTGAAACATAAACAAGCAAGAAAGAACATGTTTAAATACAACAGAACTGATGAATTCCATATTGGTGCCAAACAGTAAGTGCTCAAGTCTCCCTGCTGGCATAACATATCCTTCCAGctgtcaaaaaaattcagactaTTCTACTCTTAATTTATGCAGCTGCTTCATGATGAGAGAGGAATTTATCAAATTGATATATCtctatcttttaaaaaaagagcTACAACTGAGCAGAAACTTATGTGTCATGCCAGCAGGGAGACTTGAGCACAGTTCTCTAACTTGCTATAATGATACTGTTCAACATCCGAAAGGTCATAaatacttgttttctttttggtaaAATTCATACAAATTTTTTGACACTTCGCCACTCCAATTTTATTTGGTGATATACATCGTTGAGTACAGAACCAATGGTATGCATCTGTGGAGGCAATTAGATATCTTACCACAGTGCTAAAGAGGACAACCGATATAGTGCTGGTGATCATCATCGCATTACCTCGCAGTTGTGTATGGCCAGATCTTGTAAACTGCAAATGTTCATTAAACTGTGTCATTTATTAAGAaggagaaaacttatcaagCTAGAGCATTACAAAAGTGGCAAAGGATAATGAtcatatattttagaaaatgCACCTCCCAACGAATAACAACAGAAACATAAAAAGAACTGGGTAGTGCCCCAGTTGTCGTATCTATTCACTCCTTGGAGGGAGGAGGCTTTGGGCTCAAGTCTTGGATCCCAAATTCACAAGCATCTTGGTGCGGGTAATTTACCTTGGGTGGGCCTTCCCTCTTCCTCCGtctaactcaaaaaaaaaagacaaaatattTTGAGGAAAACAATTTTTGGGCTACTTCCCTTAGAGTAGTTAGGTTGTTCATCTGGTTATGGACTCGGATAATTTCAAGGATATATAAATCAATATGTTTTCATATGGACTTGGCTCGCAAGTTTAAtccattttgggaaaaaataactaACGATGAAGATTGACGTTATGTCAAAGAACTTTGCCTTCCAATTTAACTCAGGtttgttttcaaaaataaataatagacTATTTTGTTGTTACAACGTTGAAAGTACATGCTTTGCTGCTGATattggaaaaataaaaagaaggtgATAATTCCTCAAGTGACAACCCACCTATCAAACAAATGATCAACTCTTACTGTTTGATCTTTTGGAAACAAAATGACAAACACTTGCTAAATAAATAATCATGTCTCAGAATGCATAATTGACCATATGAAAAAGTAATGGGATATGTGGGTgacaataatattaattaaaaatttcaaatttaactaaaaataaagaTTCAAATCTTAATGAACTTTAAATATAACCTGATTGTAAGCTAGTGCAATTGACACTGCACCTCTCATAAGACCTGCCCACCATATTGTAATCTGTCAAAGAAAATGCATGAATATATGTTAATACTGGTTTAAAACAAATGTGGCAACCATAAATATTGAACACCCACTTGCTGCTTAAAGGATATTTTTTCAATTGGAGACTTCTTTGTCAAGTTGGACAGAAAAGAGAGTGGGAAAACAAAAGCAGCCCTTCCAACCAAAACCAAGCCTAGTAGAATTGAACTAACACCAATTGATTTTCCAGGGCTGCAAAGGAGAACAACATGTTAGTTACCAAAATAATTTGATCCTGTTGCATGAGAGAGAAGGCATGCTATGACAAATCACATGACCTCACATATAAAAATGCCAAAAAGTTATATATAACTCATGTATTAACATCCATAAATTCAACAATAACATGAGGTTATCTCCAATGACCTTGTTGTTTTAGCCtacttaatattattaaatgaaTCCATTTTATAGTGAGATTATTGTTTCCTTTTGATGTAAAAGTTGGATGACCCTTCAGAATTTTCTGAACAGGATCAAAGTAAGATAAATTGACTGCACATGCTATTCAAATAATTTCATGGATCTGCTCCTGCCATTTTATACTACAGTGTTGATGGGCAGTCATATAATAACTGAGAGTAATATGATCTGCTCGACTAGATAATTGCTAAGTGAGAGCCAAAACTTAAAAACAACATCAAAAGCAAGATATTTGAAAATGAACCAAGGAATTTCATAAGGTTGCAAAGTAGTTTTAATTGATATGATGCCACTGAATAAACTTATGAGGAAATGGAAGATATTGAAAATTGCATCTGATGCAACAATGAGGGCAGATGGTGACTAGATCCAGCCTATTACAGGGGCTTCTTTATGGTCAAAGGTAGTCCCAACCAGCATGAGGTAAGAATGGAAAGCCGGAAGATATAATTGTAACCCCAAAGGGCTAAAAATGCTAAAGAAGAGTGCACAAGAGTGCCAGACTTATGAGACCAAAGGTTGAATAAGCATCAAGCTATATGGACCAGATAGGACTTGTTAgaatcagagagagagagagagagagagtcgtgATGCATATGAATCCTAAGGGTCATTGACTCAATAATAGCCTTCTAGGCTAGGGTCAGGATTTAGAGGGCTGTGGAAGTCTcttcatgatgatgatggttTACATAGATAAAGCATGGACAAGTGAAAGGCTAAGATAGATTGCATGAAATCAATGGGTGTTCTAAACCTTTTTTTGTCAATAAATGAAATCTTTTAGACTCTCCAGCTATAAAATATAGATACAAATACAACATATGGTGAATATGGTGATATTAATATTGAACAAGTAGGATATGACATGACGAGCATACAAAATATGTATATTGTTAAATATATGTGAGAAGGTATTCGTAAAGCATTCTGGGTTATCAAAATAACATGGTCCATACTTATACACTAGCATTAACATTCACAAACTCCATCATTTAGTTATCATTCAAAATAATTGGGCAACATCCTTACCCTATACAATAATATCAACATTGCAAACTTCAAAATTAATCATTTATCATTAAAAGGCCAACATTCAAATATATTCATatacacacaaatgtatgaataTAATAAGCAAATCAGGTATATATCtaaattttggaattttgaAAAATACCATACTCAAAATAAGTATTCATTCCAATATATATCCTAGAAGTATCCAACAAGTAGTAGTGTTCAACATGATAGTACATGCAACAGTATTCATGCTTTCTAGTTCTCCAAATGATCATTTTTTGTCACATGTTTAGAAATTTCTTAAGGCAGAGGTTTTTCCTTGAACTAAACTAGATGGGGGATGAATATAAATCACTAATGTTTCCCAAGTTATGTGAAGAGAAATTGCACAGGATGTGTCAAGAGAAAGATCGGCAATTTGAACTATATTAAGCTCAAATAAGCATGTACCAGCCCAAAATTGAGCTGTTCATTTTTCAATTTGGTTCATTTGCAGCCTAACCCTCCTTGACTCATGGCAGCCCTCATAATTGGCTTTATATTGTGCATATGTAAGTCCGATTTacaatttcaaaaatatgtGAAAATAGTGATAATGTAAAGTAGGAATAAAAACAAGATCCCTACTTCACAGCAGACAAGCGGTGTATGAACTGACAGGTCCTATATCATTGCTCTGCAACTCCTACTTCGAAAGGTAAGATTAGTCTCATCCACATCCctcacaatattatattactaagcTCTAATAGAATAGAATCTAAAGAAAACTCTCTCAtacaataaatataatatacagCATGAGAACCTTCTTGTAACCAATATGTATTTAACGTTACAGGTACAAGTATCTATGCATCCAAACCTACAAACTATATCATAGGGTGATAAAGTTGGAGTTTTTAAATGCATATAACAGGACATCTTCAGCAGCAGTACTAAGCTACAACACATAACATGCAGACCTCTCTCATTTAAAGCGATATTTACCATGATACaacagaatatttttttaaaaacaaaaaaaaagagaaagaagttaATGTGGCCAACATTTGCAAATTCTCAGAAATATTTTCAGGCACACACTCTATTCTGTTCTCGGAATGATGGATGTTCAAAAAAATATCCAGAATGTTATATATCTTGTACCTGTCACTGACACATTTCCACTTTTCAATGTCCAATGCATCCATTCCAAcataaaggaagagaaaaatctCGGAGATAAATGACAAGGTTGCAAAAGCATGCCTGCAAAAGTCAGCaagttggagagggagaggttaaAAAGAAGATTAGTATAATAAGTTGTATTGACTAAACATGGAAATTGAAGATTAACATGAAAAGCAGCTACTCCATCATTTAGGGGCATTTTAAAAACCAACATACTTTGTGGTAACTCTCGAGCTCTCTGTCACATTATGCCAGGTATAGTGTGACATTACTATCCCACAGAAGAATACTGTCAGAATGCCACTCAAATCTAACAACTGCAACACGAATCAAAACCTTCAGAATATATTCAGCTTAAGATAACAACAGCATTAAGCATTAGAGTTTATGGAAGTAAAAAGTAGGATCTAAACAGTCAAGAAGAATCTCACCTCAGCCAGCATATATGAAAGGTAAGCCATCAGCATCATAAGAGAAACTTCACGATCGGTAGAATGCCTGgaatttaaaattatatcaGCAGTGGTATCTTATACAACAAAACTTCAAAAGatgttgattttgatcattcacATCACACTGCAACAGCAGTAATTAGTGAAGAACTGCTAAAATCAACTCAATTAAGAATTACCAAGACTAAAATGATAATAAAGAAAACATCATTTTACCTCTCCAATTTGgtcacaaaaagaaaagaacatttTTTTATACATAAAACTATGCAGCAGAAGACAGTTAAGAAACATTAAGTCCATAGACGAACCTTCCCATGTACAATTTTTTGATGATGTATGCA
The Phoenix dactylifera cultivar Barhee BC4 chromosome 3, palm_55x_up_171113_PBpolish2nd_filt_p, whole genome shotgun sequence DNA segment above includes these coding regions:
- the LOC103723229 gene encoding sodium/hydrogen exchanger 2-like isoform X2, whose product is MDERVHHRPRYRAVHRGGHPADDQGEELSHPRLQRGPLLHLPSPADYIQCWVPSKKETIFPQLHDYHTVWCGWDINILLHYFSWSCWIFQKNGYWFTRHWRFSGNWGNLFCNRFCLYLAEQVLNQDETPLLYSLVFGEGVVNDATSVVLFNAIQNFDLVHIDAIIVLKFVGNFFYLFLFSTFLGAFTGLLSAYIIKKLYMGRHSTDREVSLMMLMAYLSYMLAELLDLSGILTVFFCGIVMSHYTWHNVTESSRVTTKHAFATLSFISEIFLFLYVGMDALDIEKWKCVSDSPGKSIGVSSILLGLVLVGRAAFVFPLSFLSNLTKKSPIEKISFKQQITIWWAGLMRGAVSIALAYNQFTRSGHTQLRGNAMMITSTISVVLFSTVVFGLMTKPLIRLLLPSGGKHSGSMSSEPSTPKSLLSALLPNGQESQLEAGGLIVERPSSLRMLLSKPSHTVHYYWRKFDDAFMRPVFGGRGFVPFVPGSPTEQSLHGSE
- the LOC103723229 gene encoding sodium/hydrogen exchanger 2-like isoform X1; the encoded protein is MAFDLGAHLVRLGILSSTSDHTSVVSINLFVALLCTCIVIGHLLEENRWMNESITALGIGLCTGVVILLTTKGKSSHILVFSEDLFFIYLLPPIIFNAGFQVKKKQFFRNFMTIILFGAVGTLISFSIISLGAVGFFRRMDIGSLDIGDFLAIGAIFSATDSVCTLQVLNQDETPLLYSLVFGEGVVNDATSVVLFNAIQNFDLVHIDAIIVLKFVGNFFYLFLFSTFLGAFTGLLSAYIIKKLYMGRHSTDREVSLMMLMAYLSYMLAELLDLSGILTVFFCGIVMSHYTWHNVTESSRVTTKHAFATLSFISEIFLFLYVGMDALDIEKWKCVSDSPGKSIGVSSILLGLVLVGRAAFVFPLSFLSNLTKKSPIEKISFKQQITIWWAGLMRGAVSIALAYNQFTRSGHTQLRGNAMMITSTISVVLFSTVVFGLMTKPLIRLLLPSGGKHSGSMSSEPSTPKSLLSALLPNGQESQLEAGGLIVERPSSLRMLLSKPSHTVHYYWRKFDDAFMRPVFGGRGFVPFVPGSPTEQSLHGSE